In Candidatus Ozemobacteraceae bacterium, the sequence ATCGCTTCCTCGGCCTCTTCCTCGGTCAGCTTGAGGAACACCGATTCGAGATCGGAAGTGTCGGAGCCGGACTGGATGCGCAGCGCCTCGAGCGTGCCGAGCGCGATCACGCTCCCGCGGTTGATGATCCCGATCCGCGAGCAGAGATCCTGCGCGACGGACAGCGTGTGCGTGGTGAGAAAGATCGTCTTGCCCTTCTTCACCTGCTCCTTGAAGATGTCCTTCACCAGTCTGACGCTCTTGGGATCGAGGCCGACCATCGGTTCGTCGACGATGATGATGTCGGGGTCGTGCAGGAACGCCGAGCACATCGCGACCTTCTGTTTCATGCCGTGAGAGAAGCTTTCGATCAGCTCGTTTCGCCATTCCCAGAGCTTGAACAGCTTCAGCAGCTCCTCGCTGCGCTGCTTCCACAGGTCATCGGTGAGAGTGTACAGGCCGGCGACGAACTCGAAATACTCGAGCGGCGTCAGCTTCTCGTAGAGATACGGCCGGTCGGGAATATATCCGATGCGCCGTTTCGCCGCGTCCGGGTCTTTCGCCACGTCGTGGCCGGAGATGCGCACCGAGCCGCAGGTGGGGATGATGATGCCCGTGATGATGCGGATCATCGTCGTCTTGCCGGCGCCGTTGGGGCCGAGAAAACCGAAAAATTCGCCGGGCATGATGTCGAGCGACGTCGGCTTCAGCGCCTCGAAATCGCCGTAATGCTTGCCGATGCCGGTCAGGGAGATGGCGGGTTCATTCTGGTTCATAGCGTTCGATTGTGTCCCGTGCCCGCATCAGCGGCACGATCGTCCAGAGCGCGCTGCAGAAGATCAGCAGAACGAAGGAAAGGAGGATGAGGAGCCGGCTTCCCGTGCCGGCGATCGGATAATAGCGATAGAAATACATCCTGAACATGGGGTAGGCCTCGAGCACGAGCAGGTTCATCACGTAGAGCGCGCAGCTGATCATGAAGACGAAACCGCCGAACGAGCCGGATATCTTGAGGGGGTTGTCGGCGTCGAACCGCGCGAAGACCGTGCCGAGTCCGATGGCGAGGCCCGTGATGACGATCGACATCATGAAGACGTTCAGGAAGCTGATCAGAAACAGATACGAGGTGGTGACGGCGAATATTCTGTTTGATATAAAACACAGCAGGAGGCCGAGCGCCATCATCGGCACGAGATACAGAATGAACTTGACCTGGAGGAGCCGCGACGCCGGAACGGGAGATGCCTTGACGGCCCAGAACGCCCGTCCCTCCATGCTGATCGAAGGGTAGACGAAGCGCATCGCGACGGCCGCCATGATGAAACCGATGAAGGGACCGTTGAAATAGACCATCGTATCGTTGATTTCCCCGGAATACAGCGAGGGAAGGTCTTTCAGCGGCAGAATCGTCAGGTTGTACCCGTAGACGAAGATGATCGCCGCCATCATGAAGATCTGGGAAAAGATCGCCGGATCGCGGAAGAACACCGTAATCTCCTTCTGCCCGATGACCCGGAACTCCGGCGAGGCGAACCTCAGGGGGATGATGAGCACCCGGCGCAGCCACTCGAGGCCCAGGACCTGGTTCTCGACGGCTTCGAGGGAGATCTGCCAGCTTCGCCGGTAGAACGAGCGTGCAAGGACGTGCATGATGAAGAGGCCGATTCCGAGCAGAGTCAGCAGGGGAAGCAACTGCCTGAGGCTGACGAGCGGATCGCCCTCGAACAGGGTCCGCGTCGCGGTGTGCATCCAGGCGCTCGGCCCGATCTTCGTGAGCGGGTTCTGAAGATTGAGAATGTAGTTCGAGACGCTGCCGAAATAGCTTGGGTTGAGCAGTTTCTCCGGTTCCATGTATCGGAAGAAAAATACCATCGCCGCCAGCAC encodes:
- a CDS encoding ABC transporter ATP-binding protein, coding for MNQNEPAISLTGIGKHYGDFEALKPTSLDIMPGEFFGFLGPNGAGKTTMIRIITGIIIPTCGSVRISGHDVAKDPDAAKRRIGYIPDRPYLYEKLTPLEYFEFVAGLYTLTDDLWKQRSEELLKLFKLWEWRNELIESFSHGMKQKVAMCSAFLHDPDIIIVDEPMVGLDPKSVRLVKDIFKEQVKKGKTIFLTTHTLSVAQDLCSRIGIINRGSVIALGTLEALRIQSGSDTSDLESVFLKLTEEEAEEAMSHHPTPA